GTTGAAGGCCAAGTGTATGAAGTACGCGTAGTAGGAACCGGATTCTGTAGAACTCCAGAAGCGCGCGTAGTTGCCTTCGTAGTTGGAATAGCCATCTTTGTCCCTGTTGCCAGCAGGGAGCGCAGCAAACCCAAAGGCATCCGTACCGTTGCCGTTGTTGATCCAGCTCGTCTGCGACTTGAGAATCTTTCCCGCCGTCGACTGGTCGCCCACCGCCGTAAACAGGGTCTCCCACTCGGACTTGCTCGGCAGATGCCAGCCTTCGGGGCAGATTCCCTGCACCTTCGCAGGCAAGGTACAGTACTTGCCAGTCGGCAGCTGTCCGCAATTCTGCGGATTATCCGCATCGGCAGCAAGCTTTACCGAGTCTATTGCCGCCGCCCAGGTGTACAGGCGGCCGTACTTGGCGCAAGTGTCTGCGGAGTTGTTGTAGCAGTAGCTGTTCTCCACTTCGTAGTTCAGGTTTTCGGCCATCCAGGTATTCCCATCGATTACAACCGTCCTATACAATTTTCGATTACGCTTGTCTAACATTTCACCATATTCGACCTCTGGATTAAGATTTTCCGATGTTGTTTTTTCTGCCAAGATTCCATCGAAACAGTAAAATATTTTTCCATCAAGCAGGCTCCATTTGTTACTAACCTTCCTTTCTTCGTCATTATCACCATCGTTGCATATTTCTACGCCATAGGTCGCCGTGATATAGTTTTCAATCAGTTTTTCAAACTCACCCACAGACTTGCCATTACTCAGGCCCCAGCCTTCCACGTTCTTGCGAAAAACGGACAAATCCTTAGAAAACACCCAGTCGGCAATTTTCGCTTTTTTTGCGGAGTCTCTCCACTCGCCATATTCTGTGATGTCATTCGAAATCTCGGTCAACAGCACCGAGAGCGCCGTTTCGCTGGAATCCCCCTGCAACAAAATCGAGATGGCAAGGAGCGCCGCATCGGCATCGCTTGAACCAAACACGTCCAGGTCTTCGGATTCACCCTTGAAGCCCGTGGTGTCGATATAGAACTGCTTGAAGATTTCCGCCTGCGCCTGTTTCTTTGCCGCACGGACAGTCATCCCCTTCTTTGTCACCAGGTAGAACACGCGGTCCTTTTCCAGATGCGTAAGCAGGTTCACGTTTGCGGACTTGCGCATCAGCATGTTCGTATATGCCTGAAGCTTTATCGCAGTCGAAGTCGGCTTGCCGGTCACCTCGTTCCTATATTTTCCGTCCACCACAATCAAGGCATACTGGCTGACAAGATCGCGCGACTGGAACGTATAACGACCGTCATCACTCGTAATGACACTCGTAAAGTTGCCGTTCGTCTGCTTGAGCGTACGCCCGTCGGAAAGCTCATAGAGGTAGACCATAGACCCCTTGAGGAAAGGTCCCTTCTGCGAAAGACCGCTCAACGTGTCGAGAGAAATGGCAATCTTCTCGGAATCGAGTTCCAAGGTGTCGGCATCGTCTGCGCCGCCATTGTCGCCAAATTTCAAATCGAAGGACTTTTCCCCGCACTTGATGGTCACCGTGGAATCGGTCTGTTCGGCAACAGAGCAGCCAACACCAGTATCCCCCTGTTCACCGTCATCACCTTTATCCCCCTTGGCACCGTCTTTACCCTTGGCACCGTTCAGCACCACGCCGATGCTATCGCCATTGCATATAATCTTGAGACCGCTCTTGTCCTTGAGTTCCTTCGTGGTGCAGGAGAAATCAAAATCCGAAACCCCTTCCGATTCCTTCAACGCGAACCACTTGCCGTCCACGCAGATGCGCTCCGAAGTCTCGCCCTTCACGTAGGCATGACTGCCTTCGTTGTCCTTGTTGCATTTAGGCAATTCCGACACGTCAGCAACAATAGCGGTATGTTCCGCTGCCACCTCGACAATTTTTTCGGTTGTTGAATCTTCGCCGCAGGCGGAGAGAAGGGTTGCAACGAATAGTGCGGCAATCAAACTAGTTTGATTTTGGTTCATTAGTCTTGTAATCTTTTGCTTCGCCATAGTATTCCTCGCGATGACGTGAATAAAAGATGCTTGGAATCAGTCCATACATACAAATGTATGATTACAAAATAGAATATCAATCACAAATAAATTATCAATTAATTAAAAAAGGCACCCTATCGAGTGCCTTTTTTCTAAAACGCAGGGCTATTCGCCACATTTACCGTATAAACCAATCTTATAAATGCGGATGGTATTCTTGACATCCATGTGGCCACAGGAATTTTCAGGACTGGCGCTGTAGCAGGAACTTAAGCCCATCTGGGAATGGTTTACTTCTAACTGAAAGT
The uncultured Fibrobacter sp. genome window above contains:
- a CDS encoding fibrobacter succinogenes major paralogous domain-containing protein, yielding MNQNQTSLIAALFVATLLSACGEDSTTEKIVEVAAEHTAIVADVSELPKCNKDNEGSHAYVKGETSERICVDGKWFALKESEGVSDFDFSCTTKELKDKSGLKIICNGDSIGVVLNGAKGKDGAKGDKGDDGEQGDTGVGCSVAEQTDSTVTIKCGEKSFDLKFGDNGGADDADTLELDSEKIAISLDTLSGLSQKGPFLKGSMVYLYELSDGRTLKQTNGNFTSVITSDDGRYTFQSRDLVSQYALIVVDGKYRNEVTGKPTSTAIKLQAYTNMLMRKSANVNLLTHLEKDRVFYLVTKKGMTVRAAKKQAQAEIFKQFYIDTTGFKGESEDLDVFGSSDADAALLAISILLQGDSSETALSVLLTEISNDITEYGEWRDSAKKAKIADWVFSKDLSVFRKNVEGWGLSNGKSVGEFEKLIENYITATYGVEICNDGDNDEERKVSNKWSLLDGKIFYCFDGILAEKTTSENLNPEVEYGEMLDKRNRKLYRTVVIDGNTWMAENLNYEVENSYCYNNSADTCAKYGRLYTWAAAIDSVKLAADADNPQNCGQLPTGKYCTLPAKVQGICPEGWHLPSKSEWETLFTAVGDQSTAGKILKSQTSWINNGNGTDAFGFAALPAGNRDKDGYSNYEGNYARFWSSTESGSYYAYFIHLAFNTESAALDRGGDKGRAFSVRCVKDEE